Proteins co-encoded in one Scomber scombrus chromosome 14, fScoSco1.1, whole genome shotgun sequence genomic window:
- the LOC133994574 gene encoding transcriptional coactivator YAP1-like isoform X1: protein MDAHRGAPPAGQQIVHVRGDSQTELEALFIAVMDPNNPGRPPASLPMRMRKLPDSFFRQPDPRGHSRQASSDGGVCGSLTPHHVRAHSSPASLPVNSLSTQAADVAATPIIPDDVPLPHGWEMAKTPTGQRYFLNHLEKTTTWHDPRLAQLQSAAPQHSISGTPVHAHSLSNPAPTTQPQNINPETGPLPEGWEQAVTADGEVYYIDHINKNTSWVDPCLVQKMNPGILGLAMQQRQEKERLRCKQQMQMTSQDAGGRNQMPGGMDHDRNAQTLVPSLDVRIRTPNHEPTLNGAHSRNESTDSGLSVSSLPRTSDHMLGSVDHMDTGDSGETSSMTLQESMPVLPMSEGEELMPCIPEGLSSDLLMDMETVLSGSHMDRDSLLTWL, encoded by the exons ATGGACGCGCACCGCGGCGCGCCTCCGGCCGGGCAGCAGATCGTGCACGTCCGCGGGGACTCGCAGACGGAGCTGGAGGCCCTCTTTATAGCGGTGATGGACCCCAACAATCCGGGCAGACCGCCTGCCTCTCTGCCCATGAGGATGAGGAAACTGCCGGACTCTTTCTTCAGGCAGCCGGATCCCCGAGGCCACTCCAGACAA GCCAGTTCGGATGGAGGTGTGTGCGGTTCCCTCACTCCTCATCACGTCCGCGCCCATTCTTCCCCAGCCTCTCTACCAGTCAACTCCCTCTCCACTCAAGCGGCTGATGTAGCAGCGACGCCAATCATACCTGATGATGTGCCACTCCCCCACGGTTGGGAAATGGCCAAAACGCCCACTGGCCAACGATACTTCCTCAA tcacCTGGAAAAGACAACCACTTGGCACGACCCCCGTCTCGCGCAGCTTCAATCGGCTGCACCTCAGCATTCGATCTCTGGCACTCCAGTCCATGCCCACTCCCTCAGCAACCCAGCACCCACTACGCAACCACAAAACATCAATCCAGAGACAG GTCCACTGCCTGAAGGCTGGGAGCAGGCTGTGACTGCAGATGGAGAGGTGTACTACATCGATCACATAAATAAGAACACCTCATGGGTCGACCCGTGTCTAG TCCAGAAGATGAACCCTGGCATCCTTGGCCTGGCGATGCAGCAAAGACAGGAAAAGGAACGGCTCAGATGCAAACAACAGATGCAAATGACatcacag GACGCAGGAGGAAGGAACCAGATGCCTGGTGGGATGGACCATGACAGGAACGCACAGACGCTTGTCCCGTCTCTGGATGTCAGGATCCGAACCCCAAACCATGAACCTACACTTAATGG CGCTCACTCTCGCAACGAGAGCACTGACAGTGGCCTAAGCGTCAGCAGCTTACCGCGCACGTCGGACCACATGTTGGGCTCTGTGGATCACATGGACactg GTGACTCTGGCGAAACCTCTTCGATGACCCTGCAAGAGTCGATGCCTGTGCTCCCGATGTCTGAGGGTGAGGAGCTAATGCCCTGCATCCCTGAAGGTCTGAGTTCAGACCTCCTGATGGACATGGAGACGGTTCTCTCTGGCTCGCATATGGACAGAGACAGCCTGCTCACCTGGCTATAG
- the LOC133994574 gene encoding transcriptional coactivator YAP1-like isoform X2: MDAHRGAPPAGQQIVHVRGDSQTELEALFIAVMDPNNPGRPPASLPMRMRKLPDSFFRQPDPRGHSRQASSDGGVCGSLTPHHVRAHSSPASLPVNSLSTQAADVAATPIIPDDVPLPHGWEMAKTPTGQRYFLNHLEKTTTWHDPRLAQLQSAAPQHSISGTPVHAHSLSNPAPTTQPQNINPETVQKMNPGILGLAMQQRQEKERLRCKQQMQMTSQDAGGRNQMPGGMDHDRNAQTLVPSLDVRIRTPNHEPTLNGAHSRNESTDSGLSVSSLPRTSDHMLGSVDHMDTGDSGETSSMTLQESMPVLPMSEGEELMPCIPEGLSSDLLMDMETVLSGSHMDRDSLLTWL; the protein is encoded by the exons ATGGACGCGCACCGCGGCGCGCCTCCGGCCGGGCAGCAGATCGTGCACGTCCGCGGGGACTCGCAGACGGAGCTGGAGGCCCTCTTTATAGCGGTGATGGACCCCAACAATCCGGGCAGACCGCCTGCCTCTCTGCCCATGAGGATGAGGAAACTGCCGGACTCTTTCTTCAGGCAGCCGGATCCCCGAGGCCACTCCAGACAA GCCAGTTCGGATGGAGGTGTGTGCGGTTCCCTCACTCCTCATCACGTCCGCGCCCATTCTTCCCCAGCCTCTCTACCAGTCAACTCCCTCTCCACTCAAGCGGCTGATGTAGCAGCGACGCCAATCATACCTGATGATGTGCCACTCCCCCACGGTTGGGAAATGGCCAAAACGCCCACTGGCCAACGATACTTCCTCAA tcacCTGGAAAAGACAACCACTTGGCACGACCCCCGTCTCGCGCAGCTTCAATCGGCTGCACCTCAGCATTCGATCTCTGGCACTCCAGTCCATGCCCACTCCCTCAGCAACCCAGCACCCACTACGCAACCACAAAACATCAATCCAGAGACAG TCCAGAAGATGAACCCTGGCATCCTTGGCCTGGCGATGCAGCAAAGACAGGAAAAGGAACGGCTCAGATGCAAACAACAGATGCAAATGACatcacag GACGCAGGAGGAAGGAACCAGATGCCTGGTGGGATGGACCATGACAGGAACGCACAGACGCTTGTCCCGTCTCTGGATGTCAGGATCCGAACCCCAAACCATGAACCTACACTTAATGG CGCTCACTCTCGCAACGAGAGCACTGACAGTGGCCTAAGCGTCAGCAGCTTACCGCGCACGTCGGACCACATGTTGGGCTCTGTGGATCACATGGACactg GTGACTCTGGCGAAACCTCTTCGATGACCCTGCAAGAGTCGATGCCTGTGCTCCCGATGTCTGAGGGTGAGGAGCTAATGCCCTGCATCCCTGAAGGTCTGAGTTCAGACCTCCTGATGGACATGGAGACGGTTCTCTCTGGCTCGCATATGGACAGAGACAGCCTGCTCACCTGGCTATAG
- the birc2 gene encoding baculoviral IAP repeat-containing protein 2: protein METLIHLKNNQFLMGLCRNGPPPDLQYDNSSELYRISTFARFPASGVTERSLARAGWFYTGVGDRVQCFRCNVTAEGWQAGDCPTEKHRQLSPSCSFIQSLPSTANLLSSSHSAFSPLRIAPAIPLSGPGPAAANPTVSQGEEPGGYLNMGFSAPPPSSPLTSRGVEDMSHQRPTCHNPSMRREQDRLDSFHNWTLSIITPAELAKAGFYYLGQGDRVACFSCGGQLSNWEPGDRAVSEHQRHYPNCRFVRGDRADNVSLAGASGAAPGAVTSQMSAGAPALSNVSNPAMQQSDERLLTFVNWPSRIPVRPDQLAKAGFYYVGRNDDVKCFCCDGGLRCWESGDDPWVEHAKWFPRCEYLLQEKGQDFVHQIQARFPRLFEQLLTNGDSSSREFVDPPVVHLGPGEERSEDAVMMNTPVIKSALEMGFERSLVKQTVQSKILTSGENYRTVQELVSDLLSAEDQKREEEREMLAEAMASDGFTFVKRHQAALIQRLKSVEPVLEHLREQNVLSAEDYSSLQAQTSAQQQTAKLIELVLTKGNAAAEVFRNWIQKNDVHLLRDLMAQSNEAASPSQDLSDLPMEEQLRRLQEERTCKVCMDKEVNIVFIPCGHLVVCKECAPSLRKCPICRGLVKGTVRTFLS, encoded by the exons ATGGAAACTCTTATTCATCTTAAAAACAACCAATTTTTGATGGGGCTGTGCCGCAACGGGCCTCCACCTGACCTTCAGTATGACAACTCCTCAG AGCTCTACCGCATCTCCACCTTTGCTCGCTTCCCAGCTTCAGGAGTCACAGAGCGAAGTCTGGCAAGGGCAGGGTGGTTCTACACTGGTGTGGGCGACCGTGTGCAGTGTTTCAGGTGTAACGTGACCGCAGAGGGCTGGCAGGCTGGAGACTGTCCGACAGAGAAGCACAGACAGCTTTCTCCCTCCTGCTCCTTCATCCAGAGCCTCCCATCCACAGCCAATCTGCTCTCCTCCTCACACTCTGCCTTCTCCCCTCTCCGCATCGCCCCAGCTATACCA CTTTCTGGTCCAGGCCCGGCTGCTGCTAACCCGACAGTAAGTCAAGGTGAAGAACCAGGCGGCTATCTAAACATGGGCTTCTCTGCTCCACCGCCCTCCAGTCCACTTACCTCCCGAGGAGTGGAAGACATGTCCCACCAGAGACCGACATGCCACAACCCCAGCATGCGCAGAGAGCAGGACCGCCTTGACTCCTTCCACAACTGGACGCTCTCCATCATCACCCCCGCGGAGCTCGCCAAGGCGGGCTTCTACTACCTGGGCCAGGGTGACCGAGTGGCTTGCTTCAGCTGTGGAGGACAG TTGAGTAACTGGGAGCCAGGCGACAGAGCTGTGTCTGAACACCAGAGGCATTATCCGAACTGTCGTTTTGTCCGCGGGGACAGAGCTGACAACGTGTCGCTGGCTGGAGCTTCAGGAGCTGCGCCTGGAGCAGTAACCTCCCAAATGTCTGCAGGAGCTCCAGCCCTCAGTAATGTGTCCAACCCCGCCATGCAGCAGAGTGATGAGAGGCTGCTCACCTTCGTCAACTGGCCGTCTCGTATCCCTGTCAGGCCTGACCAGCTGGCTAAGGCTGGCTTCTACTATGTTG GTCGCAACGATGATGTCAAATGCTTCTGCTGCGATGGAGGCCTGCGATGCTGGGAGTCTGGAGACGATCCCTGGGTGGAACACGCTAAATGGTTTCCTCG GTGTGAATATTTGCTCCAGGAGAAGGGACAAGACTTTGTTCACCAGATTCAGGCTCGTTTTCCTCGGCTGTTTGAGCAG CTGTTAACAAACGGAGACAGCAGCTCCAGAGAGTTTGTGGATCCACCTG TGGTTCACCTCGGCCCCGGTGAGGAGCGTTCCGAGGATGCCGTCATGATGAACACTCCTGTGATTAAATCGGCTTTAGAGATGGGCTTCGAGCGCAGTTTAGTCAAGCAGACGGTCCAGAGCAAGATCCTGACCAGCGGTGAGAACTACAGGACAGTCCAAGAGCTGGTTTCAGACCTGCTGAGTGCGGAGGACCAGAAAAGGGAAGAGGAGCGAGAGATGCTGGCTGAGGCGATGGCATCAG ATGGTTTCACCTTTGTGAAGAGACACCAGGCAGCATTAATCCAGCGCCTGAAGAGTGTTGAACCAGTGTTGGAGCATTTaagagaacaaaatgttttat CTGCTGAGGACTACAGCAGCCTTCAGGCTCAGACATCAGCCCAGCAGCAGACCGCCAAGCTTATAGAGCTCGTCCTCACCAAGGGCAACGCTGCAGCCGAGGTCTTCCGCAACTGGATCCAAAAAAATGATGTCCACTTGCTCCGAGATCTCATGG CTCAGTCGAATGAAGCTGCGTCACCAAGCCAGGATCTTTCAG ATCTCCCCATGGAGGAGCAGCTGCGGCGCTTGCAGGAGGAGCGCACCTGTAAAGTGTGTATGGATAAAGAGGTTAACATCGTCTTCATCCCATGTGGACACCTGGTGGTGTGCAAGGAGTGCGCGCCATCACTACGAAAGTGCCCAATCTGCAGAGGCCTGGTTAAAGGCACTGTCCGAACGTTCCTCTCATGA
- the rpl23a gene encoding 60S ribosomal protein L23a, with the protein MAPKVKKEAVPAKTEAKSKALKAKKAVLKGVHSQRKKKMRTSPTFRRPKTLRLRRQPKYPRKSAPRRNKLDHYAIIKFPLTTESAMKKIEDNNTLVFIVDVKANKHQIKHAVKKLYDIDVAKVNTLIRPDGEKKAYVRLAPDYDALDVANKIGII; encoded by the exons CTGTCCCTGCCAAGACTGAAGCCAAGTCTAAGGCCCTGAAGGCCAAGAAGGCTGTGCTCAAAGGCGTACACAgccagaggaagaagaaaatgaggacTTCTCCCACCTTCCGTCGCCCTAAAACCCTCCGTCTCCGCAGGCAGCCCAAGTATCCTCGCAAGAGTGCTCCTCGCAGGAACAA gttgGATCATTACGCCATCATCAAGTTCCCCTTGACAACAGAGTCTGCCATGAAGAAAATTGAGGACAACAACACACTTGTGTTCATTGTGGATGTCAAGGCAAACAAACACCAGATTAAACACGCAGTCAAGAAGCTGTACGACATTGACGTCGCCAAAGTCAACACACTCATCAG GCCTGATGGTGAGAAGAAGGCGTACGTTCGTCTCGCACCAGATTACGATGCGTTGGATGTTGCCAACAAG ATTGGCATCATCTAA